One region of Oryza sativa Japonica Group chromosome 5, ASM3414082v1 genomic DNA includes:
- the LOC4338879 gene encoding amidophosphoribosyltransferase, chloroplastic gives MAAAAAAASTSRLLLLRHHHHAAADGSKQQQQLRYSSKPSSLALPRLRLLPAAGALLPDRVTPFSYEEDDESDDHPREECGLVGVVGDPDASSLCYLGLQKLQHRGEEGAGIVAVGGDGKLKSVTGLGLVADVFGDPARLASLPGPAAIGHVRYSTAGAAASLRNVQPFLAGYRFGQVAVAHNGNLVNYQALRNKLEARGSIFNTSSDTEVILHLIATSLSRPLLSRICDACERLAGAYSLLFLTADKMFAVRDPHGFRPLVLGRRRNGTVAFASETCALDLIEATYEREVEPGEVVVVDRRDMSVSSACLVPHRPRRSCVFEHIYFALPNSVVFSHAVHERRTAFGRALAEESPAAGADVVIPVPDSGFYAALGFARASGLEFQQGLIRWHYSGRSFIQPTQAIRDLAVKLKLAPVHGVIRGKSVVVVDDSLVRGTTSSKIVRLLRDAGAREVHMRIASPPVVGSCLYGIDTPSEGELISNRMDLEGVRREIGSDSLAFLSLGKLHSIYGAEAEGYCDACFSRNYPVLPTLPEPVVELEE, from the coding sequence atggccgccgccgccgccgccgcgtcaacgtcgcgcctcctcctcctccgccaccaccaccacgccgccgccgacgggtcgaagcagcagcagcagctcaggTATTCCTCCAAGCCGTCTTCTCTCGCTCTGCCCCGGCTGCGCCTTTTGCCGGCGGCCGGGGCGCTGCTGCCCGACCGGGTCACCCCGTTCTCctacgaggaggacgacgagtccGACGACCACCCGCGCGAGGAGTGCGGGCTGGTCGGGGTCGTGGGGGACCCCGACGCGTCGTCGCTCTGCTACCTCGGGCTGCAGAAGCTGCAGCACCGCGGGGAGGAGGGTGCCGGGATTGTCGCCGTCGGGGGTGACGGGAAGCTCAAGTCGGTCACCGGGCtcggcctcgtcgccgacgtGTTCGGTGACCCCGCACGGCTGGCATCGCTCCCCGGGCCAGCCGCCATCGGGCACGTGAGGtactccaccgccggcgccgccgcgtcgctgcGGAACGTGCAGCCGTTCCTGGCCGGGTACAGGTTCGGGCAGGTCGCCGTCGCGCACAACGGCAACCTCGTCAACTACCAGGCGCTGCGGAACAAGCTGGAGGCGAGGGGCTCCATCTTCAACACCTCGTCGGACACGGAGGTCATCCTCCACCTCATCGCGACGTCGCTGTCGCGGCCACTGCTGTCCCGCATCTGCGACGCGTGCGAGCGCCTCGCGGGGGCCTACTCGCTGCTGTTCCTGACGGCCGATAAGATGTTCGCCGTGCGCGACCCGCACGGGTTCCGCCCGCTGgtgctcggccgccgccgcaacggCACCGTCGCGTTCGCGTCGGAGACTTGCGCGCTGGACCTCATCGAGGCGACCTACGAGCGCGAGGTGGAGCCCGGGGAGGTGGTCGTCGTCGACCGCCGCGACATGTCCGTCTCCTCAGCGTGCCTCGTCCCGCACCGCCCCCGCCGCTCCTGCGTCTTCGAGCACATCTACTTCGCCCTCCCAAACTCCGTCGTCTTCTCGCACGCCGTCCACGAGCGCCGCACCGCCTTCGGCCGCGCGCTCGCGGAGGAGTCCCCCGCCGCGGGCGCCGACGTGGTCATCCCGGTTCCCGACTCGGGGTTCTACGCCGCGCTCGGGTTCGCGCGCGCGTCGGGGCTGGAGTTCCAGCAGGGCCTCATCCGGTGGCACTACAGCGGCCGCAGCTTCATCCAGCCGACGCAGGCGATCCGCGACCTCGCCGTGAAGCTCAAGCTGGCACCGGTCCACGGCGTGATCCGCGGGAagagcgtggtggtggtggacgacTCCCTGGTGCGCGGCACCACCTCGAGCAAGATCGTGCGGCTGCTCCGCGACGCCGGCGCGCGCGAGGTGCACATGCGGATCGCGAGCCCGCCGGTGGTGGGCTCGTGCCTGTACGGCATCGACACGCCCAGCGAGGGGGAGCTCATCTCCAACCGGATGGATCTCGAGGGCGTCCGCCGCGAGATCGGCAGCGACTcgctcgccttcctctcgcTCGGCAAGCTCCACAGCATCTacggcgccgaggcggaggGCTACTGCGACGCCTGCTTCTCGCGCAACTACCCCGTGCTGCCCACGCTGCCCGAGCCGGTCGTAGAGCTCGAGGAGTGA
- the LOC4338880 gene encoding protein NRT1/ PTR FAMILY 5.10, which produces MASGSTDPLLPRAGAARRRPATGGWRSALFIIWVEVAERFAYYGVSSNLISYLTGPFGETTAAAAAAVNAWSGAASMLPLLGAAVADSWLGRYRTIVASSVLYITGLGLLALSSTFSSPQSQQCSSSGDGRQVCRSSSVQRAFFYVSLYLVAIAQSGHKPCVQAFGADQFDATDPGESSSRSTFFNWWYLGLCASATVTAAVMSYVQDNVGWGLGFGVPGMVMLLGLLVFLLGTRTYRFYDGGGSGAFSGVGEAVRAWRKSRRRGEGGGGGGATVEAEHGELAEEVRGMARLFPIWATCLLYGVLFAQPPTLFTKQAATLDRRIGPSSSFQVPPAALQSFLGVSIIPCVLLYEHVLVPAARRATGVATGITMLQRIGAGIAMCAVTLLVAALVEMRRLSAARDADPGAAVPMSLWWMVPQYVLFGAADVFAMVGMQEFFYDQVPGALKSLGLALYLSVLGVGSFISSFLISAIDVVTRRDGGTSWFDDDLNRGHLDYFYLLLAALTVLDLLAYVYFSMSYIYRRKVVDVQ; this is translated from the exons ATGGCGTCGGGCTCCACcgatcccctcctcccccgcgccggcgccgcacgccgccgccccgccaccggcggctggaggtccgCGCTGTTCATAATCT gggtggaggtggcggagcgGTTCGCCTACTACGGCGTCTCGTCCAACCTGATCAGCTACCTGACCGGCCCTTTCGGGGagaccaccgcggcggcggcggcggccgtgaacGCGTGGTCCGGCGCCGCGTCGATGCTGCCGctgctcggcgccgccgtcgccgactcgTGGCTCGGCCGGTACCGCACCATCGTCGCCTCCTCCGTGCTCTACATCACG GGACTGGGCTTGCTAGCGTTGTCGTCCACGTTCTCGTCGCCTCAGAGCCAACAATGCAGCTCCTCCGGCGATGGCCGGCAAGTTTGCCGGTCTTCCTCCGTGCAGAGGGCCTTCTTCTACGTCTCTCTCTATTTGGTGGCCATCGCCCAGAGCGGCCACAAGCCGTGCGTCCAGGCGTTCGGCGCCGACCAGTTCGACGCGACGGACCCCGGCGAGTCGTCGTCGCGGAGCACCTTCTTCAACTGGTGGTACCTCGGGCTCTGCGCCAGCGCGACCGTCACGGCGGCGGTGATGAGCTACGTGCAGGACAACGTCGGCTGGGGCCTCGGCTTCGGCGTGCCGGGCATGGTGATGCTGCTCGGGCTCCTGGTGTTCCTGCTCGGGACGAGGACGTACCGGTtctacgacggcggcggctccggcgcgttctccggcgtcggcgaggccgtCAGGGCGTGGAGGAagagccggcggcgaggagaaggcggcggcggcggcggcgccacggttGAGGCGGAGCACGGCGAGCTCGCGGAGGAGGTGAGGGGGATGGCGAGGCTGTTCCCGATATGGGCGACGTGCCTGCTCTACGGCGTGCTGTTCGCGCAGCCGCCGACGCTGTTCACGAAgcaggcggcgacgctggaCCGGAGGATcgggccgtcgtcgtcgttccaGGTGCCACCCGCGGCGCTGCAGAGCTTCCTTGGCGTCAGCATCATCCCCTGCGTGCTGCTCTACGAGCACGTCCTGGTGCCCGCGGCGCGCAGGGCCACCGGCGTCGCCACCGGGATCACCATGCTGCAGCGGATCGGCGCGGGCATCGCGATGTGCGCGGTGACGCTGCTGGTCGCCGCGCTCGTCGAGATGAGGCGGCTGAGCGCGGCGAGGGACGCCGACCCCGGCGCGGCGGTGCCGATGAGCCTGTGGTGGATGGTGCCGCAGTACGTGCTGttcggcgcggcggacgtgttcGCCATGGTCGGGATGCAGGAGTTCTTCTACGACCAGGTGCCCGGCGCGCTCAAGAGCCTCGGCCTCGCGCTCTACCTGAGCGTCCTCGGCGTCGGCAGCTTCATCAGCAGCTTCCTCATCTCGGCCATCGACGTCGTCACGAGGAGGGACGGCGGCACCAGCTGGTTCGACGACGACCTCAACCGGGGACATCTCGACTACTTCTACCTGCTTCTTGCCGCGCTCACCGTGCTGGATCTTCTTGCTTACGTATATTTTTCGATGTCTTATATTTACAGGAGAAAGGTTGTCGATGTTCAATGA